The uncultured Cohaesibacter sp. genome segment TAGGTCTGGTTGTTGACCAGAATCGCGCCCAGAAGCTGCTGTTCAGCTTCCAGGTTGTGCGGTGCCTGACGGGCAAGGGTCGGCTCATCGCCGTCGCGCTTGGCGGCCATTTCCATATTTTTCGCGCCTCATCTCTCAAGTGGTTTCCTAACTAGACACAGGTCGGGCACAAAATGAAGCACCCTTGAGATGATTCACGGCAATCAACAGACGAAATTTTTCAAGGGCCTTTTTTGCTGGACTCTGATTCCGTTTGATTCTCGCAAAAGAGAATCATTTCTAGACCGAATTGACGCAAACAAGACTGTTCTTCGGATGACGAAATGCTATCCGTGGGAAAAGATGCAAAAAGGCCCGGCTTGTGGGCCGGGCCTTGATAGCTTGTGGACGATACGGGGAAATCTGTATCGTGGCGCTTTGGACGCGATCTTATTCTTCGTCTTCTGCAGCGGCTTCTTCAGAAGCTTCTTCAGCTTCTTCTTCGCCTTCGATTTCTTCCAGCAGCTCTTCGTCAAGTTCCAGATCTTCTTCGAACTCGAAGCTGTCTTCTTCACGGTTGGTGCGGGAGAGATCTTCACCAGCAGCCTGACGTTCGGCTTCGTCCTGCGAACGGGCAACGTTGGCGGTCACAACCAGTTCGACTTCCGGATGCAGAATGACGGTGACTGCATGCATGCCGATGGCTTTAATCGGACGCGACAGGGAGATCTGGGAACGGCTGATGGAAACGCCTTCTTCGGTCAGGGCGTCAGAAATATCGCGCGTGGAAACGGAGCCGTACATCTGGCCGGTTTCGGAAGCAGCGCGGATGATGATGACGGTTTTCTCGCCGATACGCTCTTTGAGTGCTTCTGCCTCGGATTTTGCTTCGAGGTTGCGTGCTTCGAGCTGGGCGCGCTCGGCTTCAAAACGCTTCTTGTTGGCGTCGGATGCGCGGATGGCTTTGCCCTGTGGCAGCAGGAAGTTACGAGCGTAACCCGTGCGTACAGATACGATATCGCCCATCTGGCCAAGTTTGGCAACGCGTTCAAGCAGAATGATTTCCATTTTTGTCTCCATTCACCGGGGCTACTGCCCGGTCTTTTTGTTGTCGGGCAAGGCCCGGATTGTTTTGTCTTGTTGGATCACGTCATCGTCACGCGATGGGGATCCGGTTGATTGTCTTGACTGAGCGGCAGATCAATCCTGCTCACCCTGATCATTGCCTTGATCGTCATTCGGTCCATCGGGCCCATTGCCTGAGCGCGCGGCCAGTCTTCTTGCTCGCAAATCCAGCAACACTTCGACGGCACCCAAAATGACCACAAAGAAGCTGATCCACTGAAGGATGACGAGCATAAAATAGGTGACCCAGAGGATGCCGCTGCGGAATGCATTGCCAACCGTCATATTGTGAATGACCGACAGGCCGACCAGCAGCAGGGTTGCGCCAAAGCATGAGGCCACGATCTGGGCCAGAACGCCTGACAAGTCCGGCAGCACGAACAGGCCGATGAGGGCTGCAAGAAAGATATAGGCGCCAACCGGTGGCAAGGTCACCCAATGCATCCCCGGCCAGGGACGTGCGAGGCGCCCGGATTTATGCACCACTTTGCCCGCCAGATAGAGGTTCACGGTCATGCTGAAAACCAGCATCAAGGCCGATGCCGTGGGGGCCAGACGGCCGACAAGCTGAACCAGACCCTCAAGTTTGACACCCGCTTCACCAAACTGGCCATTGTCATAGATCTGTTTGACCAAGGTCGAGATGGCATCCATGTAGGTATCAAGGCTGAAGCCAAAGGGAACGAACATGGCCAGCGTCGCTATTGCAGCAAAGCCGGCGATCCACATCAGAACGCGCGAGATTGGATACCAGAAGACTTCCCCCGTGCGCTCGTCTACTCGGCTCAGCCCTGCCAGATGGCAAATCCACCAAGCGGGCAAACTGGTCAGAAGCGCAAAGAGCAGACCCGCCAGCGGGCTGATCAGCAATGCGGTGGTGACCCCAGAGGTGAGGGCCGCGATGAGGCCGGCAAAATTGCCCCAGCCAAGCGAGGCGATCATGACAGGAAGGGGAGCGGTGAGAACCAACAGGAAGCCAAGGCCAAAGATACCACCGGCATAACCGGAGATGTTCAGCAGGGTCGTGCAGAAGCCTGCAACGATGGCGATGGGAAGATAGTGGTTCATTCTCTTGCTGTCCCGCTGACCTTGTGGTCTCTGGTTGCGGTTAGAGGCAGGTCGCAATGCCGTACCCCAACGATCAATTTGTCTGTGTCTTTAAAAGAGAGGCGAAGGGCGGAGAAGCCGTCCTTCGCGAATGTCTGTCACTCAGTGATTAGCTGATGACATATGGCAGAAGGCCGAGGAAACGAGCGCGTTTGATGGCACGAGCCAATTCACGCTGTTTTTTGGCGGATACTGCCGTAATACGGGAAGGAACGATCTTGCCGCGCTCGGAAATGTAGCGCTGCAGAAGACGGATATCCTTGTAGTCAATTTTCGGTGCATTATCGCCGGAGAATGGGCAAGTTTTGCGACGACGGAAAAAAGGACGACGTGCTCCAGACATAGTTCTTGCTCCTCTTACTCAGCTGCAGATTCTTCGCGGCGTGGACGACGTGGGCCACGATCCGGACGGTCACCACGATCACCACGAGGACCACCACGGCGGTCATCACGGTCACGTTTCTGCATCATGGCGGACTGATCTTCTTCATGCTCATCTACACGAATGGTCATGAAACGCATGACGTCTTCGTTGAGGCGCATCTGACGTTCCATTTCAGAAACGGCGTCAGATTTTGCATCGATGTTCATCAGAACATAGTGAGCTTTGCGGTTTTTGTTGATGCGGTATGCGATGGACCGCAAACCCCAGAATTCAACCTTGCCGACGGTGCCGCCAGCTTCGGTGATCAGGGTTTTATATTGCTCGACCAGAGCCTCAACCTGCTGTTGAGAAATGTCCTGGCGAGCAAGGAAAACGTGCTCGTACAGCGCCATTGTTCCTGCCTTGTCTATCAAGTTAATGTTCATCAGTTGGCTGGCGCAAAGCCTCCAAAAAGCCTCAGACAAGGCTCTTTTGAGAATAAACCGCTTTATAGAGCGAAGACACCGGAAGGCGGGAATTTCCATCCCTACCAAAACCAGACCCTTGAAGCGATGAGTCGCTCAGGAATTCAGGCAATAGTCTTCCGTTCAGCCCTCGGCCTCGCCAAGCTGATTGGCGCTTTATAACGGAAAAAATTGGATGTGCAAGGCAAAATTGGGATGTTTCTGCCCTTTGCTCTTCCTTTAGGGCAAAAACCGGGCTTTGAGTTAAAAAACGGGCTTGTTCATAGAGATGTTTCGACAGTTTTGACGCGTTATGTCTTTTAGCCGTGAAACTTGTGATTTTCATTACGTTACGTAATGTCATGTGAATTTTGAGGCGAATTAAGCCTCTCCAAGCCCGGAATAAAGTCTAATTTGGCAAGTTTTTGCGCTCTATCTGCGCGGTGCCCTTGACTCTTTCGTCTAATACAGCCAAATGCGAGTGAGGTTGTCACAGACACGTCATTACGACCGGTATAAGGGCGCGGAACAGATCGATTCCAATGGACCTTTTAAAGCGCGTGTCTCTGGTTCGGCCCTGTCCATTATGAAAAAGGGCTGGCGAATGTCAGTAAACAAACGTACCTTATAGGATGTGCGTCCTTTAGGTGTTCGAGGTTTGAAACGCAATGAAAAAAATCGCATTTACATTCCCTGGTCAGGGCAGTCAGACTGTCGGCATGGGCAAAGCGTTGGCAGATGAATATGCCGTTGCGCGCACTGTATTCGAAGAAGTCGATGATGCGCTCGGTGAAAAACTGTCCGATATCATGTGGAACGGTCCTGCAGAGACCCTGACCCTGACCCGCAACGCACAGCCCGCGCTGATGGCCACGTCCATCGCTGCGTTCCGTGTGCTTGAAGAGCGCGGTCTGGTTCTGGCTGACAAAGTATCTTATGTCGCCGGGCACTCTCTGGGCGAATATTCTGCGCTTGCCGCTTCCGGTGCGCTGAGCCTGTCCGATACGGCTCGCCTGCTGCGGATCCGCGGTGACGCCATGCAACAGGCTGTTCCTGTTGGCAAGGGCGCAATGGCTGCGATCATCGGCATGGATATCGATGAGGTTAAGGAAGTGGCCGACTCAGCTTCCGAAGGCGAAGTCTGCCAGGTTGCCAACGACAATTCCGCCGGTCAGGTTGTTCTCTCCGGAGTGAAAGCCGCCATTGAGCGTGCGACCCGTCTGGCCAGAGAAAAGGGTGCCAAGCGCGCTCTGCTGCTGCCTGTGAGCGCACCGTTCCATTGTGCGCTTATGGCGCCGGCTGCTGAAGTGATGGCAGAAGCTCTGTCCCGGGCCCATATCAACCAGCCCGTCGTGCCGCTGATCGCCAACGTGTTGGCGGGTCCCGTGAGCGATCCTGAAGCCATTCGTCGCCATCTGGTCGAACAGGTTACCGGCATGGTACGTTGGTCAGAATCAATTTCCTGGTTGGCTTCCAACGGCGTCAGCACGCTGTATGAAGTTGGCGCTGGTAAAGTTCTTTCCGGTTTGGCTCGCCGCATTGCAAGAGGGGTGGAAACAATCAATGTTGGTGAACTGACCGATATTGACGCTGCAATGATGAAGCTGGCCTAAAGGCCATTTGAAACATAAAAAAACAAGCATATATGTCCTGTCATAAGAGACCGTCTCGATAAGAGGAAGACAGGATTGATCGACCCAATCTGCGGAGCTCAGTGTCGCCTTGTCGGCTCTGGCTCCTGCCAAGGCGTTGTTATTGGCTGTTATTCTTGATGGTCTGGTGCCTAACGGGTCGATCCAGGAGGAAAAGACAATGTTCGATTTGAGCGGGAAATGTGCGCTGGTCACCGGTGCAAGTGGCGGTATTGGCGAGTCCATCGCTGCTGCGTTGCATGCACAAGGGGCGACGGTCGCCTTGTCCGGTACACGCGTTGAAGTGCTTGAATCTGTCGCAGAGAAGTTGGGTGGTGAGCGGGTTTTCGTTACGCCTGCCAACTTGTCTGATGCAGATTCGATCGCTCAGCTGGTCAAGGATGCTGAAGCTGCGATGGGTCAGATTGATATTCTGATCAACAATGCAGGCATTACCCGCGATGGCTTGTTCATGCGCATGAAGGACGAAGACTGGGAGCAGGTGCTCAACGTCAACCTCACTTCTGCAATGCGTCTGTCCCGTGCGGTTCTGCG includes the following:
- the rplI gene encoding 50S ribosomal protein L9; this encodes MEIILLERVAKLGQMGDIVSVRTGYARNFLLPQGKAIRASDANKKRFEAERAQLEARNLEAKSEAEALKERIGEKTVIIIRAASETGQMYGSVSTRDISDALTEEGVSISRSQISLSRPIKAIGMHAVTVILHPEVELVVTANVARSQDEAERQAAGEDLSRTNREEDSFEFEEDLELDEELLEEIEGEEEAEEASEEAAAEDEE
- a CDS encoding DUF2232 domain-containing protein; the protein is MNHYLPIAIVAGFCTTLLNISGYAGGIFGLGFLLVLTAPLPVMIASLGWGNFAGLIAALTSGVTTALLISPLAGLLFALLTSLPAWWICHLAGLSRVDERTGEVFWYPISRVLMWIAGFAAIATLAMFVPFGFSLDTYMDAISTLVKQIYDNGQFGEAGVKLEGLVQLVGRLAPTASALMLVFSMTVNLYLAGKVVHKSGRLARPWPGMHWVTLPPVGAYIFLAALIGLFVLPDLSGVLAQIVASCFGATLLLVGLSVIHNMTVGNAFRSGILWVTYFMLVILQWISFFVVILGAVEVLLDLRARRLAARSGNGPDGPNDDQGNDQGEQD
- the rpsR gene encoding 30S ribosomal protein S18; this translates as MSGARRPFFRRRKTCPFSGDNAPKIDYKDIRLLQRYISERGKIVPSRITAVSAKKQRELARAIKRARFLGLLPYVIS
- the rpsF gene encoding 30S ribosomal protein S6, with the translated sequence MALYEHVFLARQDISQQQVEALVEQYKTLITEAGGTVGKVEFWGLRSIAYRINKNRKAHYVLMNIDAKSDAVSEMERQMRLNEDVMRFMTIRVDEHEEDQSAMMQKRDRDDRRGGPRGDRGDRPDRGPRRPRREESAAE
- the fabD gene encoding ACP S-malonyltransferase, which encodes MKKIAFTFPGQGSQTVGMGKALADEYAVARTVFEEVDDALGEKLSDIMWNGPAETLTLTRNAQPALMATSIAAFRVLEERGLVLADKVSYVAGHSLGEYSALAASGALSLSDTARLLRIRGDAMQQAVPVGKGAMAAIIGMDIDEVKEVADSASEGEVCQVANDNSAGQVVLSGVKAAIERATRLAREKGAKRALLLPVSAPFHCALMAPAAEVMAEALSRAHINQPVVPLIANVLAGPVSDPEAIRRHLVEQVTGMVRWSESISWLASNGVSTLYEVGAGKVLSGLARRIARGVETINVGELTDIDAAMMKLA
- the fabG gene encoding 3-oxoacyl-[acyl-carrier-protein] reductase produces the protein MFDLSGKCALVTGASGGIGESIAAALHAQGATVALSGTRVEVLESVAEKLGGERVFVTPANLSDADSIAQLVKDAEAAMGQIDILINNAGITRDGLFMRMKDEDWEQVLNVNLTSAMRLSRAVLRGMMKRRHGRIIGITSIVGVTGNAGQGNYAAAKAGMIGMTKSLAQEIANRGITANCIAPGFIKTAMTDKLNEKQQEAINGSIPASRMGTPEEIAAATVYLASDEASYVTGQTLHVNGGMAMI